The DNA sequence TACCAACGTTGGATGCCTCAGGTTCACGTAGATTACCATGAGCAAGGCTATAATTCCAATTATTTCACCGCTCCGGGCGCAACCCCACGCAACCTGCTTTTGCCGGACAGTTACGAAGCTTGGAGTGATACCTTTGGTCGTGCCAATATTGCGGCTTTTGATGAAGAAGGCCTGATGTATTTTACCCGTGATCGTTTTGACTTTTTCTACCCAGGCTACGGTTCGTCGTATCCTAGCGTGATGGGCGCAATAGGGATGCTTACGGAGCAAGGAGGAATCGGTGCTGGCCGAGCGATTACTACCGACGATGGTTATATTCTCACATTCAGACAACGCATCTTTGATCATTACACGACTTCATTGGCAACGATCAAGAAGGCTGCCGCTCGCCGACAAGCTTTACTGGAATACAGCGTTGCAGCATGGAATCCTAAAAACGCCAAGTCTCCCCATCAAAGTTTTGTGATTCGCAACGAAGAAGGTGGTTTTTTGGAAGACTTCCTCCGTGTATTAGAGCGTCAGGGTGTTGTCGTCGAACAAGCAACCAGTGATTTTCGTCTTGACAATTGCCTGGATTACCGTACAGGAAAAAGGGAGACGGCACAGTTTTCCAAAGGTGATTATATTATTTCTGCTCAGCAGCCTCGCCACCTGCTTGTACACAGTATGCTCGACCGAAATCTTGCGATTGAAGATTCTGTGATGTACGACATGGCTACATGGTCGGCTCCTCTGGCCTATAACCTGGAAGCTTACTCAAGCACACTCTCACCTAAAGTGGCAAGCACCAAAGTAACTAAACTAGACCGGAACGGGAGTGTGGATATTTCTTCCTTAGCGGATAAACCGGTTTATGCTTATTTGATTGATTGGCAGCAGCGGTGGGCACCGAAAGCCTTAGCAGAATTATGGGAGAAAGGCTACAGGGTACGTTCGGCAGTTGCGCCTTTTTCTAATGGTGATGAAGCCTACTCGGCAGGAACACTGATCGTTTTGCGAGGGCGAAACCTGGAAAAGGAAGGCGATTTATCTACGGATATGAATAGTATTGCTGCGAGTTGTGGTGTGAAGATCAAAGCCTTGCCCACGGGGCGCATGAGCGATGGCTTTGACCTGGCTTCCAGCAGGAACCGCCCCGTAGATAAGCCACGCGTAGCCATGCTGGTAGAACCACCTTTTGATACCTACACTAGTGGGCAGGTTTATTTTCTTTTTGATCAGGAGACAGCTTTCCCTATTGATCGAATCCGTACTTCTGTTTTTGCTCAGACCAGTTTGCCGAAATTTGGCGAGCGCTATGGTTATGCTGATATCAACGATTACGATGTACTCATTTTGCCCGATGCCAGTGATCTACACCGTATTTTCTGGCAAGAACAACGCATGGAAATAAATCAGTGGCTGGAACGCGGAGGTACATTAATCGCAATGGAAGAAGCAGCTAGCTACTTTACGACAGAAGGAAAATTTGGCAAGCTGGAAATGGTGAAAAATTCACCAGACACGAGTAGTGCTGCCAAGTACCTTACCTACGCTGAACAAGAGGAGTACCGAGGCCTCAGACGTATTCCTGGTTCAGCACTACGTACCAAGATGGATATCACTCACCCTCTCGCTTTTGGGGTAAAGCCCGAAGTTTTTGGTTTGAAGCTGAATACTTATGCATTGGAGCCTGTAGTGGGGTTGGAATCGGTAGGTACTTATCATGCCACTTCTAAGGAATTACTTACGGCAGGCTATGCTTCCACTGCAAACCTGGAGCGCCTGGCTGGAAAAACTTTCGCAGGTGTACAGCGCATCGGTAAGGGTAAAGTGGTTTATTTATTTGATAATCCACACTACCGAATGTTCTGGCGTGGCCACAGTAGGATGATGCAAAATGCAGCTTTCCTATTGCCCGGCTTTTAGATAAACTTTAAGGAAGTTTTCAAAGAAATAGAGCTTATGGCGACCAAAAATTTCGGAGCAATAATGGATCGAACCCTCAAGTTGATCCGTCAAAACTATCTGCAAGCTTTTCGAGATCAACAGGCTGATATCACTACAGAACAGTGGGTCTTGTTGGATCGCTTGGCCGAAGGTGATGGGATATCCCAAACCGATTTAGCCAATGACAGTTTTAAAAATGCACCTACGGTTTCGCGAATCATCACCTTACTCGCCAAGAAGAAACTGATACGCAAGAAACAATCCTCCGAGGATCGTCGCCAGTATTTAATCTACCTTACTAAAGAAGGAAGGCAGCTTCATGAAAACGTTTTGCCTTCCGTTTTGGCATTACGCACCCAAGGCTGGCAACATTTGTCAGAAAAAGACTACAAAGACTTCGTCCGAATCATGGATCAAATAGGGGAGAACTTTAGTTAACTTTTATCTACGAAGGATTTTTCACTAGTAATGGTTCGAGGACTTTTAGCACATTACTGGCTACGATCTCTTGGCCTTCTTTGTTGGGGTGAATACGATCGGGAAGATTTAAACGCTCAATACCACCTACATCGGCCAACAGGAATGGGATGAGTGTAATGTCTTTCTCACGAGCCAAGTCCCGGTAAATCTTTCGGAATTCTTGGGTATAATCATTTCCCATATTTGGGGGAGCTTCCATACCTGCCAAAACCAATTTTACATCAGGATACTTGTTACGGACCGCGTCGAGAATGGCGGCCAGGTTTTCTCTGGTAACCTCCAGATCAAAACCTCTTAATACATCGTTACCTCCAAGTTCCAAAACAAAAATATCCATAGACTGTTCCATGACCCAATCAATCCGATTGCGGCCACCAGCAGTGGTTTCTCCACTTAGTCCAGCGTTGATGACTTCGTAATGATAGCCCATAGCATCCAGCCTGCGTTGTATAATTGACGGAAAAGAAAATTGTTCGTCCAAGCCATAACCAGCAGTAAGGCTATTGCCAAAAAACACAATTCTAGGTCGGTTTTTTTGTTGAGGAGTGTCGTTGTCTTGAGCGGAAGAAACCTCTTCTGTGAGCTCTTTTTCGCCAGCGGCAACTTGGGATTCACTTTGTCCACAATTGCTGAGGAGTAGCAAGCTTGCAAAAAGAGACGCTATTAGAATGCTTCGTTTGGCCATGTTTTTTTGTTTTAGCGAGTGTTAGTCGACCCCGGAGTAGAATTCATCCAGTAATTTGCCTTTTTTTATCGATTATCAGTGTTCTTGTACATCCAATTCACCTTAAGGCTGTTATTAATGATCAAGATTCAATCACTGTAAGCCGGGTAAAAGTAATACCAAACTTACTCAACGAGCCTGCACCCAATAAAGTTTATTCTTCTATGTCTACAATTCTTGCTGTCGAGCAATTGAGCCAGACCTACCGGTCTGGTGACCGATCCTTAACTGTTTTACAAGATGTTTCTTTTTCCATAGCCGCTGGCGAGAGCCTTGCCATAGTAGGTCCCTCTGGTAGTGGCAAGACCACCTTATTGGGGCTTTGTGCCGGCCTGGACCGGGCAGGCGAGGGTAAAGTTATTCTTTGTGATGCACTACTCAATACCCTCGACGAAGATGCCCGCGCTGCCGTACGCAACCAATATGTAGGTTTTATTTTCCAAAATTTTCAACTTATTCCTACCCTTACCGCTCTAGAGAATGTAATGATTCCAGCAGAGTTGAACGGTAAAAAGAATGCACAACAAAAAGCCAAAGCCTTGTTAAGCAAAGTGGGATTGGGTGATCGCATGGATCATTATCCTACCCAGCTGTCTGGAGGAGAGCAACAGCGGGTAGCACTTGCTCGAGCTTTCTGCAATGAACCTAAAATTTTGTTTGCTGACGAACCTACCGGCAATCTTGATGGTAGTACGGGACAAATGGTCGAAGAGCTTTTGTTTGAGCTCAATAAAGAAATGGGCACGACCTTGGTTATTGTTACCCATGATCCGGAACTTGCCGCTAAAACCCAGCGAATCATCCAACTCAAAGGTGGCCAAGTGGTTGCTGATACGTCCACTACCCAAAACGCCTAAGTAATGAGAGATTGGTCCTTTATTCGTCGACTTGCGTGGCGGGATTCCCGCAAAAACCGAGGTCGACTAGTGC is a window from the Lewinella sp. LCG006 genome containing:
- a CDS encoding M14 family zinc carboxypeptidase — its product is MKRFLLILFCLIPLLNYSQQVDLVPARFPFEETLEYNPGIQSPADFLGYELGERFTEYHRSVAYFKYLASQSDRITLQQYGETYEQRPLINLVISSPENHARMETLRERHLKLMDANFAASEEGKKVIANDPVFTSFSYNIHGNEASSTEAAMQVAYRLAAVNDKETAQVLAKSVILMFVCINPDGRDRYVYWINGAGRQQPGINPNDFEHFAPWPNGRTNHYWFDLNRDWIWGVHPESRGHTAEYQRWMPQVHVDYHEQGYNSNYFTAPGATPRNLLLPDSYEAWSDTFGRANIAAFDEEGLMYFTRDRFDFFYPGYGSSYPSVMGAIGMLTEQGGIGAGRAITTDDGYILTFRQRIFDHYTTSLATIKKAAARRQALLEYSVAAWNPKNAKSPHQSFVIRNEEGGFLEDFLRVLERQGVVVEQATSDFRLDNCLDYRTGKRETAQFSKGDYIISAQQPRHLLVHSMLDRNLAIEDSVMYDMATWSAPLAYNLEAYSSTLSPKVASTKVTKLDRNGSVDISSLADKPVYAYLIDWQQRWAPKALAELWEKGYRVRSAVAPFSNGDEAYSAGTLIVLRGRNLEKEGDLSTDMNSIAASCGVKIKALPTGRMSDGFDLASSRNRPVDKPRVAMLVEPPFDTYTSGQVYFLFDQETAFPIDRIRTSVFAQTSLPKFGERYGYADINDYDVLILPDASDLHRIFWQEQRMEINQWLERGGTLIAMEEAASYFTTEGKFGKLEMVKNSPDTSSAAKYLTYAEQEEYRGLRRIPGSALRTKMDITHPLAFGVKPEVFGLKLNTYALEPVVGLESVGTYHATSKELLTAGYASTANLERLAGKTFAGVQRIGKGKVVYLFDNPHYRMFWRGHSRMMQNAAFLLPGF
- a CDS encoding MarR family winged helix-turn-helix transcriptional regulator, which produces MDRTLKLIRQNYLQAFRDQQADITTEQWVLLDRLAEGDGISQTDLANDSFKNAPTVSRIITLLAKKKLIRKKQSSEDRRQYLIYLTKEGRQLHENVLPSVLALRTQGWQHLSEKDYKDFVRIMDQIGENFS
- a CDS encoding arylesterase, which translates into the protein MAKRSILIASLFASLLLLSNCGQSESQVAAGEKELTEEVSSAQDNDTPQQKNRPRIVFFGNSLTAGYGLDEQFSFPSIIQRRLDAMGYHYEVINAGLSGETTAGGRNRIDWVMEQSMDIFVLELGGNDVLRGFDLEVTRENLAAILDAVRNKYPDVKLVLAGMEAPPNMGNDYTQEFRKIYRDLAREKDITLIPFLLADVGGIERLNLPDRIHPNKEGQEIVASNVLKVLEPLLVKNPS
- a CDS encoding ABC transporter ATP-binding protein, yielding MSTILAVEQLSQTYRSGDRSLTVLQDVSFSIAAGESLAIVGPSGSGKTTLLGLCAGLDRAGEGKVILCDALLNTLDEDARAAVRNQYVGFIFQNFQLIPTLTALENVMIPAELNGKKNAQQKAKALLSKVGLGDRMDHYPTQLSGGEQQRVALARAFCNEPKILFADEPTGNLDGSTGQMVEELLFELNKEMGTTLVIVTHDPELAAKTQRIIQLKGGQVVADTSTTQNA